In one Rhinopithecus roxellana isolate Shanxi Qingling chromosome 1, ASM756505v1, whole genome shotgun sequence genomic region, the following are encoded:
- the DNAJB8 gene encoding dnaJ homolog subfamily B member 8 produces the protein MANYYEVLGVQASASPEDIKKAYRKLALRWHPDKNPDNKEEAEKKFKQVSEAYEVLSDSKKRSLYDRAGCDSWRAGGGASMPYGSPFDTGYTFRNPEDIFREFFGGLDPFSFEFWDSPFNSDRGGRGHGLRGAFSAGFGEFPAFMEAFSSFNTLGRSGGSHTTFSSTSFGGSGSGSSGFKSVMSSTEIINGHKVTTKRIVENGQERVEVEEDGQLKSVTVNGKKQLKWMDSK, from the coding sequence ATGGCTAACTACTACGAAGTGCTGGGCGTGCAGGCCAGCGCTTCCCCGGAGGACATCAAGAAAGCCTACCGCAAGCTGGCCCTTCGCTGGCACCCCGACAAGAACCCCGACAACaaggaggaagctgagaagaagTTCAAGCAGGTGTCTGAGGCCTACGAGGTCCTGTCCGACTCCAAGAAGCGCTCCCTGTATGACCGCGCGGGCTGTGACAGCTGGCGGGCCGGCGGCGGGGCCAGCATGCCCTACGGTAGCCCCTTCGACACCGGCTACACCTTCCGTAACCCTGAGGACATCTTCCGGGAGTTTTTCGGTGGCCTGGACCCCTTTTCCTTTGAGTTCTGGGACAGCCCATTCAACAGTGACCGTGGTGGCCGGGGCCATGGCCTGCGGGGGGCCTTCTCGGCGGGCTTTGGAGAGTTCCCAGCCTTCATGGAGGCTTTCTCATCCTTCAACACGCTGGGCCGCAGCGGGGGCAGCCACACCACCTTCTCATCCACTTCCTTCGGGGGCTCCGGCTCTGGCAGCTCGGGGTTCAAGTCGGTGATGTCGTCCACCGAGATAATCAATGGCCACAAGGTTACCACCAAGCGCATCGTGGAGAACGGGCAGGAACGTGTGGAGGTGGAGGAAGATGGGCAGCTCAAGTCAGTGACTGTGAATGGCAAGAAGCAGCTCAAATGGATGGATAGCAAgtag